In Rheinheimera sp. MM224, one DNA window encodes the following:
- a CDS encoding DUF2919 domain-containing protein, with translation MSQFYPLLDKYGLTRIPLRFYAVLLLVLRPYILWILVLTMPEGGDKLLAAVYPKSNDFLTACLICAPLLLVVAALSQRKDKGHQGWFKLWRQSRWIMLAVVATDLVHSLTHLPNYVMLKAPWLLLSPFLLVLSLWWLLKNPVMKQIVTEWP, from the coding sequence ATGTCGCAGTTTTATCCTTTATTGGATAAGTATGGCCTGACCCGGATCCCACTGCGTTTTTACGCCGTGCTGTTATTGGTGTTAAGGCCTTATATTCTGTGGATTTTAGTGCTGACTATGCCAGAAGGCGGCGATAAATTACTGGCTGCTGTGTATCCCAAAAGTAACGACTTCTTAACCGCTTGTCTGATTTGTGCGCCTTTGTTGCTGGTAGTGGCCGCACTGAGTCAACGCAAAGACAAGGGCCACCAGGGCTGGTTCAAATTATGGCGGCAAAGTCGTTGGATCATGTTGGCAGTTGTCGCCACAGATTTGGTGCATAGTCTGACTCACTTACCTAACTATGTGATGTTAAAGGCGCCCTGGTTACTGCTCTCACCTTTTTTATTGGTACTTAGTTTGTGGTGGTTATTAAAGAACCCTGTAATGAAACAGATTGTCACTGAGTGGCCTTAA
- the ligA gene encoding NAD-dependent DNA ligase LigA, with protein MNQVIQQRLQQLKDQLAYHNHQYYVLDNPSIPDADYDQLFQELKQIEQQHPELVTADSPTQRVGAAPLSKFGQISHQVAMLSLDNAFDADDFAAFYKRMADRIDASKDFEFCAEPKLDGLAVSIRYEQGLLVQAATRGDGFTGEDITANVKTIRAVPLKLQGEVPAVLEVRGEVFMPLAGFEAMNDKARASGDKVFANPRNAAAGSLRQLDPKITATRPLMFYAYAVGAVDDATQLLNGKSHHARLQQLKGWGLPVCPEIRHVTGLQAALDYQQSILAKRAALPYEIDGVVLKVDDLAQQQALGFVARAPRWAIAFKFPAQEKTTTLLDVEFQVGRTGSITPVARLEPVLVGGVTVSNATLHNQDEINRLGVKVGDTVIVRRAGDVIPQIVSVVLEERPESARDILFPTVCPVCQSSIERVEGEAVARCTGGLYCAAQQKEALKHFVSRKAMDIEGLGDKIIEQLVEQKLVKTPADIFRLDMPALVGLERMGEKLALKLLKSIEDSKQTTLPRFIYSLGIREVGEATALNLASHFAALDAVQQASVEQLLEVPDVGAVVAGNIQHFMAEEHNAAVIAQLIEAGIHWPVIEKQQQGEQPLAGLTVVLTGTLTSMGRDDAKEKLQRLGAKVSGSVSAKTYAVIAGDNAGSKLAKAGELSVPVWTEQQMLDLFARHGLS; from the coding sequence AGTTATCCAACAACGCCTGCAGCAGCTCAAAGACCAACTGGCTTATCACAATCACCAGTATTACGTGCTGGATAATCCAAGTATTCCCGATGCTGATTACGACCAGCTATTTCAGGAATTAAAACAGATAGAACAACAGCATCCTGAACTGGTGACTGCGGATTCACCGACTCAGCGAGTAGGGGCTGCACCTCTAAGCAAATTTGGTCAAATCAGCCATCAGGTCGCTATGTTGTCCTTGGATAACGCTTTTGATGCCGACGACTTTGCCGCATTTTACAAACGTATGGCTGACCGTATTGATGCAAGCAAAGACTTTGAATTTTGTGCTGAGCCTAAGCTGGATGGTTTAGCCGTCAGTATTCGTTATGAGCAAGGCCTGTTGGTACAAGCAGCTACCCGTGGTGACGGTTTTACCGGCGAAGATATTACGGCCAATGTCAAAACCATTCGGGCTGTGCCGCTGAAGTTACAAGGCGAAGTGCCAGCTGTGCTGGAAGTTCGTGGCGAAGTCTTTATGCCGCTGGCAGGTTTTGAGGCGATGAATGATAAAGCCCGCGCTTCGGGCGATAAAGTCTTTGCCAATCCACGTAATGCCGCAGCCGGCAGCTTGCGGCAGCTGGATCCGAAAATCACCGCCACTCGTCCTTTGATGTTTTATGCCTATGCGGTAGGAGCTGTGGACGATGCAACTCAACTGCTAAACGGCAAAAGCCATCATGCCCGTCTGCAGCAACTCAAAGGCTGGGGCTTGCCGGTTTGCCCTGAAATCCGCCATGTTACAGGTTTGCAGGCCGCTCTGGATTATCAGCAAAGCATTTTGGCTAAACGCGCTGCTTTGCCTTATGAAATAGATGGTGTGGTACTGAAAGTCGACGACTTAGCTCAGCAACAAGCTTTAGGTTTTGTGGCCCGTGCGCCACGTTGGGCAATTGCCTTTAAATTTCCGGCTCAGGAAAAAACGACCACTTTATTGGATGTGGAGTTTCAGGTCGGTCGCACCGGCTCTATTACTCCGGTCGCTCGCTTAGAGCCTGTGCTGGTGGGTGGTGTGACGGTCAGTAATGCGACTTTGCACAATCAGGACGAAATTAACCGTCTGGGCGTCAAAGTAGGCGATACAGTGATAGTGCGCAGGGCAGGCGATGTGATCCCACAAATTGTCTCTGTAGTGTTGGAAGAGCGGCCTGAAAGCGCACGTGACATCCTGTTTCCAACTGTTTGCCCTGTCTGTCAGTCCAGCATTGAACGGGTAGAGGGTGAAGCTGTAGCGCGTTGTACCGGTGGTTTGTATTGTGCCGCTCAGCAAAAAGAAGCACTGAAACACTTTGTCTCACGTAAAGCCATGGATATTGAAGGCTTGGGCGACAAAATCATCGAACAGTTGGTAGAGCAGAAGCTGGTAAAAACTCCGGCTGATATATTCCGTCTGGATATGCCTGCTTTAGTGGGCCTGGAGCGAATGGGCGAAAAGCTTGCGCTTAAACTGCTCAAATCCATTGAAGATTCTAAACAAACTACCTTGCCACGTTTTATTTACTCCCTGGGTATTCGTGAAGTAGGGGAAGCGACGGCGCTTAATTTAGCCAGCCATTTTGCCGCTTTGGATGCAGTACAGCAGGCAAGTGTAGAACAGCTGTTAGAAGTGCCGGATGTAGGTGCTGTGGTGGCAGGTAATATTCAGCACTTTATGGCTGAAGAACACAATGCCGCCGTGATAGCTCAGTTGATTGAAGCTGGTATCCACTGGCCTGTGATTGAAAAACAGCAGCAGGGCGAACAACCTCTGGCAGGTTTAACAGTGGTACTGACTGGCACTTTAACCAGCATGGGCCGCGATGACGCCAAAGAAAAACTGCAGCGTTTAGGGGCGAAGGTGTCGGGTTCTGTTTCAGCTAAAACTTATGCGGTGATCGCAGGCGATAATGCAGGCTCAAAGCTGGCTAAAGCCGGTGAGTTGTCTGTGCCTGTCTGGACTGAACAACAGATGCTGGATTTATTTGCACGGCACGGGTTGAGCTGA
- a CDS encoding response regulator, protein MAVKLNKDIQILVVDEQPLTQNYLRYALETLGYTSFTYAENSAIALTQCRDKSFDLIICSFNLNGKDGYQLYQELKARNLFRHSTGFIFISAETDPSLVHSVLELQPDEFMVKPYAIKDLKARIDRTVQRKNLFRPLYSLMDQKKTDPALKQLDQWLEQGYQPKYNSMLLKIKGEILQQAGRWTEGEQFYSSLVHNENQHWVKLGLARCLIQRERYSEATALLQPLLHKADLKLAALDLLSDIHLRQQMYKKAQTELLQAADMAPRNLMRQQKLMHLSRLTHDYEHQFKAAKDLLRFARFSIYEQPDLYLNLARASIDYALSVDEEEQTTRLSKVANDTLSNMRQLFPDQRKEEQQVVVQARIYYLKDQIEKAKQLLLALDKSPVTQGAEDILDKAKALHEVGLLSSSRELLRQLTQDETKLKNADPVFLTYLKQEQQERESLPMGPREFNNNAVLLYERGQLHQALTAFIQAFNIMPGNVSIALNLLQSLRSTENIDASIQTEELRLQCEVMLSKAKLNEEQQKRWQQLQSQQKIAI, encoded by the coding sequence ATGGCAGTAAAACTTAATAAGGACATCCAGATACTGGTTGTAGATGAACAGCCTTTAACTCAGAATTATCTGCGTTATGCTTTGGAAACGCTGGGATACACCAGTTTCACCTATGCGGAAAACTCCGCCATAGCTTTAACTCAGTGTCGCGACAAATCCTTTGATTTAATCATCTGCTCCTTTAATTTAAATGGCAAAGATGGTTATCAGCTCTATCAGGAATTAAAGGCTCGTAATTTATTCCGCCACAGCACCGGCTTTATTTTTATCAGCGCTGAGACAGACCCTAGCCTGGTGCACAGTGTTTTAGAGTTGCAGCCAGACGAATTTATGGTGAAGCCTTACGCCATTAAAGACTTAAAAGCCCGTATCGACCGCACAGTCCAGCGTAAAAACTTATTCCGACCTTTGTACAGTCTGATGGATCAAAAAAAGACTGATCCTGCTTTGAAGCAACTGGATCAATGGCTGGAACAGGGGTATCAGCCTAAATACAACTCTATGCTGCTGAAAATCAAAGGCGAGATATTGCAACAAGCGGGTCGCTGGACTGAAGGCGAGCAGTTTTACAGTAGCCTGGTCCACAATGAAAACCAGCATTGGGTCAAACTGGGATTAGCGCGCTGTTTGATTCAGCGTGAACGATACTCTGAAGCTACAGCTCTGTTGCAACCTTTATTACACAAAGCAGATTTGAAACTGGCAGCTTTAGATTTGCTATCAGATATACATCTGCGCCAGCAAATGTATAAAAAAGCCCAGACCGAGTTGCTGCAGGCGGCAGATATGGCACCACGTAATTTAATGCGCCAGCAAAAGCTGATGCATTTATCACGCTTAACTCATGACTATGAACACCAGTTTAAGGCGGCCAAAGATCTGCTGCGTTTTGCCCGTTTTTCTATTTACGAGCAGCCTGATCTGTATTTGAATCTGGCTCGCGCTTCCATTGATTACGCCTTAAGTGTGGATGAAGAAGAACAAACCACCCGTTTATCCAAAGTAGCCAATGACACTCTAAGCAATATGCGCCAGTTGTTTCCGGATCAGCGTAAAGAAGAACAGCAAGTGGTGGTGCAGGCACGGATTTATTATTTAAAAGACCAGATAGAAAAAGCTAAACAGCTGTTACTGGCTCTGGATAAAAGCCCTGTAACTCAAGGCGCTGAAGATATTCTGGATAAAGCCAAAGCTTTGCATGAAGTGGGTTTATTAAGCAGTTCCCGTGAGTTACTGAGGCAACTGACACAAGATGAAACTAAACTGAAAAACGCAGATCCGGTTTTTCTGACCTACCTCAAACAAGAGCAGCAGGAACGCGAAAGCTTACCTATGGGCCCAAGGGAGTTTAACAACAACGCAGTGCTGCTGTACGAAAGAGGCCAGTTGCATCAGGCTCTGACCGCTTTTATTCAGGCCTTTAACATCATGCCTGGTAATGTGAGTATAGCGCTGAACTTACTGCAGTCATTGCGCTCGACAGAAAATATTGATGCTTCCATTCAAACCGAAGAACTGCGGTTGCAATGTGAAGTCATGCTGTCCAAAGCCAAGCTGAATGAAGAGCAGCAAAAACGCTGGCAACAGCTGCAAAGCCAGCAGAAAATTGCTATTTAA
- the gltX gene encoding glutamate--tRNA ligase produces the protein MSIVTRFAPSPTGYLHVGGARTALYSWLHARKTGGTFILRIEDTDLERSSQESVDAILEGMEWLGLEYDDGPYYQTKRFDLYKEVVAQLLAEGKAYKCFCTVEEVDAMREAQMAAGEKPKYNGMWRDRTDHPTDKPYTIRFKNPLDGVVVIDDLIKGRIEIANAELDDLIIARSDGTPTYNLTVVVDDWKMGITHVIRGDDHVNNTPRQMNILAALGAELPKYAHVPMILGDDGKRLSKRHGAVGVMQYRDNGFLPEALINYLVRLGWSHGDQEIFSKEELVQLFDLSDCNRAPSAFNTDKLVWLNQHYMKTLAPDYVAKHLAWHVADQKLDISTGPALTELVKVQAERVKTLKELVEVSRYFYEDFSEFEENAAKKHLRPVAAEPLVAVQEKLNELQDWSVEALHKAINDAAESLGLGMGKVGMPLRVAVTGGGNSPALDATLALIGKDRVLKRISMALEYISNRSNDQ, from the coding sequence ATGTCTATAGTTACTCGTTTCGCGCCAAGCCCTACAGGTTACCTGCACGTTGGTGGCGCCCGTACAGCCTTGTACAGCTGGCTGCATGCACGCAAAACCGGCGGTACTTTTATCCTTCGTATTGAAGATACCGATTTAGAGCGTTCATCGCAGGAATCTGTGGATGCCATTTTAGAAGGTATGGAATGGTTAGGTCTGGAGTATGACGACGGCCCTTATTACCAAACCAAACGTTTTGATTTATATAAAGAAGTGGTTGCTCAGCTGTTAGCTGAAGGCAAAGCGTACAAATGCTTCTGTACTGTTGAAGAAGTAGATGCAATGCGCGAAGCGCAAATGGCTGCAGGTGAAAAACCAAAATACAACGGCATGTGGCGTGACCGTACCGACCACCCAACAGACAAGCCTTATACCATTCGTTTTAAAAACCCACTGGATGGCGTAGTGGTGATTGACGATTTAATCAAAGGTCGCATTGAAATTGCCAATGCTGAGCTGGACGATTTAATCATTGCCCGCAGTGATGGCACTCCAACTTATAACCTGACTGTGGTTGTAGACGACTGGAAAATGGGCATTACTCACGTCATTCGTGGTGATGACCATGTAAACAACACACCACGTCAGATGAATATTCTGGCCGCTTTAGGCGCAGAACTGCCGAAATACGCTCACGTGCCTATGATTTTAGGTGACGACGGCAAACGTTTGTCCAAACGTCATGGTGCTGTAGGCGTGATGCAATACCGTGACAACGGTTTCCTGCCAGAAGCTCTAATCAACTATTTAGTGCGTTTGGGCTGGTCTCATGGCGATCAGGAAATTTTCAGCAAAGAAGAACTGGTTCAGCTGTTTGACTTAAGCGACTGTAACCGTGCGCCTTCGGCTTTTAACACCGACAAGCTTGTTTGGTTAAACCAGCACTATATGAAAACTCTGGCGCCAGACTATGTTGCTAAACATTTAGCCTGGCATGTGGCCGATCAGAAGCTGGATATCAGCACTGGCCCGGCGCTGACTGAATTGGTGAAAGTGCAGGCTGAGCGGGTGAAAACCTTAAAAGAGCTGGTTGAAGTCAGCCGCTATTTCTACGAAGACTTCAGTGAGTTTGAAGAAAACGCTGCGAAAAAACACTTACGTCCTGTAGCCGCAGAACCGCTGGTTGCTGTTCAAGAAAAGCTGAATGAACTTCAGGATTGGTCAGTGGAAGCGTTACATAAAGCCATTAACGATGCCGCTGAAAGCTTAGGTTTAGGCATGGGCAAAGTAGGTATGCCTTTACGTGTGGCTGTAACAGGCGGTGGCAACTCACCAGCACTGGACGCAACACTGGCACTGATTGGCAAAGATCGTGTGTTAAAACGCATCAGCATGGCGCTGGAGTACATCAGCAACAGATCCAACGATCAATAA